A stretch of the Malus domestica chromosome 08, GDT2T_hap1 genome encodes the following:
- the LOC103411069 gene encoding 18.1 kDa class I heat shock protein-like encodes MHVKKNNAMMVLQPVLLVMVMLGLTAPTQTNALIQFNPISSSLWDHHMIDDPFRILEQTPFTVPNPTVQEALALARADWKETATAHVISLDVPGMKKEGVKIEVEENRVLRISGERKADDQEGDQGDNYKWHRAERTNGKFWRQFRLPGNADLDQIKAHLEDGVLRITVPKFAAEKKRQPKLISIASSSSTSADHGVDVNPTKVA; translated from the coding sequence TAGGCCTCACTGCCCCCACCCAAACCAACGCCTTGATTCAGTTCAACCCAATATCCTCCTCCCTCTGGGACCACCACATGATCGATGACCCTTTCAGAATTCTCGAACAGACTCCCTTCACCGTCCCAAACCCTACCGTTCAAGAGGCGCTAGCTCTGGCACGTGCCGACTGGAAAGAGACGGCGACTGCACACGTGATCTCATTGGACGTCCCGGGGATGAAGAAGGAGGGCGTGAAGATAGAGGTGGAGGAGAACAGGGTGCTGAGGATCAGCGGAGAGAGGAAGGCCGACGACCAGGAAGGAGATCAGGGCGACAACTACAAGTGGCACCGTGCTGAGAGGACAAATGGCAAGTTCTGGAGGCAGTTCAGGCTGCCTGGGAACGCCGACTTGGATCAGATCAAGGCTCATCTCGAGGACGGGGTGCTCAGGATTACGGTGCCAAAGTTTGCGGCGGAGAAGAAGAGGCAGCCCAAGCTCATCAGCATTGCCTCGTCTTCTTCCACGTCTGCTGATCATGGGGTGGATGTCAACCCTACAAAGGTCGCATGA